Part of the Theobroma cacao cultivar B97-61/B2 unplaced genomic scaffold, Criollo_cocoa_genome_V2, whole genome shotgun sequence genome is shown below.
GGAGGTATCGATACTTAAGGGTCAGAATGCCTTAAAAAGGCATTTTGCATGGGAAGTATTGATACTTACAAATACAAGGGAGGTATCGATACTTAAGGGTCAGAATGCCTTAGAAAGGCATTTTGCATGGGAAGTATTGATACTTACATTAGAGATATCAATACTTCTAACGTGgcaagcaaaaataaaaagagggAAACAACCGATTGAAACctatttctttctatttctcttctctctctttcacttttttttcaactctttcattctctctcttacCCACCTTCAACCCTAGCTTCATATATCAAGATTGGAAGCTAGATTGAAAGGGCTTACCAAGGTAaggtttcaaaaaaaaaaaatcaaccttaAGATTTGAATTGGGTATGAAATTGTGTAGACAGTGTTGGAGCAAAACCTAGATCTAAGTTATGTATATAGTTCCAGTTAGAACTCTATAATTGAATGCATGTGTTAGAAGTTTAATGATAAACCTTGTTGTTATAGGCTCCATTGTAGCTCCAAGAGTTCATAGCCAAAGGAGTTTGGTTAGGTGGCCTTGAATTGTGGTGGTGGCTTGAAAACAAATGGACTTGCATTTGAATGGTTTGCTAGAAATCCATGAAAATGGTATTTGAAGAAATTGTGCCTAGGAAATGTTTTGATATGGTTTTATCAATTGAAGTAGGCATAagtgtatgtatatatgttttacACAAAGAAATCGCACAGGTTCAAGTTTTTCAAGCTATGTGAAATGCTGTTGAATAATTATGGTTTTTGCCTTACAACCAAGCTATTACAGTGAAATCTTTAATGGTGATTTTCCAGgaagttaagaaatttgaaaGGAAGAATAAGGTCTTGTGAAGCTGCGGTTTAGTGTTCTTGTTCTTATTGTTTCATATAGGCACTTTACCATTTAGTCTTTTTTACTGTGTTTTACTATTTACCTCTATGTTTGCTGAGGattgaattatatttttttcttgttaacACTACATCGTTTAGGCAGTTGTTGTGAGTCCTTGTGCTAGGGAATCTTACACAGATCCTTGCACACCTCAGTCTTTGGAATGCTAGATGGTTTTATCTAGTGTGttattacatttatttttctctttcgtCAAACTGTctatatatttgttatttcTAAGCTAAATGAAATTCAGCCTTGATGCCCCATTTTGGTGGAAAATAATTCTTCTCTCTCCTTCCTCTCGACTAATTTCTTCCTTGTTCTTCTTCACCTTCTGTGTATTCTTTCAGTTTTCTAGATTTCATTCAAAATGTTCAACATGATATCAGAGCACCTTAAGGGATCTTGAGGGACTGTTTTGTTTTCGTTTCTTAATTTATCCTTGGATCATTATTCATCTTGTAGTGTGttcctatttttctttcatggcAACAACTAGTTTTAGCACATCTGCTTCTCTAATGTTCAACGAAGATAACTTTGCTTTTTAGGCGTTCAAGATAAAGTCCTATCTTAAGGCCTTTAATCTTTGGGATACAGTGGAGACTAGGACTGAGCCAGTACTGAGGAATGCCAACCCCACCATAGCTCAACTCAAGCAGCATGAAGAAGACATTGCTAAGAGGTATAAAGCTCTATCTTGCTTGCAATCTACTATCTTTGATGTAATTTTTGCTAGGATCATGCATTTAGAAAATCTTAAGGAGGTTTGTGATCACCTAAAGGATAAGTTTTTATGGGAGTGAATGTACTAGCCAAATATAAACTTTAAATCTATCTagacaatttgaaattttgagaataaaaGATGATGAAATAATTAAGGAcctttttagaaaattaatgGGACTTGTTAATCAACTTAGACTGTTGGAGAGGTAATACTTGAGAAAAGATTAGTGAACAAAATGTTGGTTAGCCTTCCTAAGAAATATGAGTCTAAAATTTCTTCATTGGAAGACTCAAAAGATATTGTATAACTCACCTTGAAAGAGCTAGTGAATGCACTAGAGGGATTAGAATAGAGAAGGGCCTTTATGCAAAAAAACTTGGTTAATAGTGCCTTAGTGGCTAAAACTAAGAACTTGAAAGTTGGAAGTAACAGTACTAGAAGAActaattatgaaaaaaaggATAAAGGGAAGAAAACTAGTGATGATAAGTTAGGGAAGCAAAAAACCAAGTATCCTCCCTATACTCGTTGTAAAAGGAATAGTCATTCTGTAAAATGTTGCTAGAATAGACCTCATGTGAAATACAGGTCATGCAATCAGCTTGGACATGTGGAAAAGGTATGTAAGAATAAAGGTGCAACCTTTGATGAGAAAGCAACtattgatgaaaaagttgAAGCCTCTGATGAAGTTTTGTTTATGGTTAGAGAAATTAGAAAACCAATCCATGGAAAGGAATGGTTGACTGATAATGCTTGCTCTAATCATTTGACAGGTGATGAAAGCAAATCCACCACACTCAACAGGAGTTACAAATCAAAAGTTTAGATTTGTGATGGTACTTTTTCGAAAATCCTTGGGATACGGACTATTGCAGTTGAAACTCAAATAGGCAACAAATACATCTTTGATGTGTGCTTTGTACCAAAAGTTAATCAAAACCTCCTGAGTGTTGGTTAGCTTACTGAGAGTCATCATGCCCTCCTATTCAAGGACATATTATAccatatttgatttaaatggAGATGAAGTCTTGACTAGGAAGATGAAGAACAAGTGTTATTCTATTAACTGGAGTACCACTGAGCATGAAGCCTTTTGCAGTACTgttattgattttgaaatgtggcacaaatgaatgggacaTGTCAATTATGAGTCGCTGTAAAGAATGAATTCATAAGATATTGTTGAAGGTTTGTCTAAGATTGAGAAGCTTGACCTTTTGTGTAGGATATGTCACTTAGGCAAGTAAAGCAAACTCCCATTTCCCAAAGAAAAGAGGTGGAAAGCTACAGAAAAATTACAGTTGGTTCATACTAATTTGAGAAGCCCAATAAAGACTGTGTCACTTGAAGGGAACAACTATTATGTCATATTTATTGATGATGCATCAACgtattattagtttttttttcttgaaggtTAAGTCTGAAACTCTGAAGAACTTTCTTAAGTTCAGAAATCTAATGGAGAATCAAGCAAACTCATCTATCAAAATTCTCAAAAGTGATAATGGTAATGAGTTCACTTTTGTagaatttgaaagatttttatCTCAACTTGGCATAAGTCATCAGCTGACTGTGACATATAATCCACAGCAAAATGGAGTATATgagagaaagaacaaaactGTCATGGAGCTGACTAGGTGTCTACTATTTCAGAAAGGATTGCCTAAGTCATTTTGGGTAGAAGCTGTAAACACAACAAATTATTTGTTGAACTTGACTCTAACAAGGGCACTTGGAGACAAAACTCCTTAGGAATGATGGTTTGGTCATAAACCATCTATGTCTCACTTGAGAATTTTTGGTTGTGTTGGCTATGTTAAGGTCCCTGAtgagaaaagaacaaaactAGATGAAAAGAGTTAGATAGGTATCCATGTTGGCTATAGTGAGAAGTCAAAGTAATACAAAATGTATAGTGTTGACTTTAAGAAGATCATCATTAGCAGAGATGTTAAGTTTGATGAGAATGCTAGGTGGAATTGGGAGAAGCTGACTATTGAACATTGTACAAATATAAGACTAGTTAATGAAGAAGCTATCAATGAAGATGATCAAGGAAGTGACATGAGTCGTGCAGTGAGAAGCACCAGATCATTGTAAGACATTTATGTCAGGTGTAATGTGGCAGTATGTGAGCCAACCACCTATTCTAAAGCTGCTAAGGATGATGATGGTTGAAAGCAATGGATGAAGAAATgcaaatgattttgaaaaatggtaCATGGATTTTTGTAGGCAAACTTATTGGATCAACACATCATTGGCATCAAATGGATTTACAAGGTCAAACTAAATGCAGATGGCACAATCAACAGATTATAGGCAAGGTTAGTAGTGAAGGGTTATGCATAGATACAAGGGGTGGATTATTGGGAGACTTTTGCACCAGTGGCAAGGCATGACAccataaggttactcactgctCTGGCTGCTAAGAAGGgattgaaaattttgcatTTAGATGTCAAGTCTACATTTTTGAATGGATTTCTTACGAAGGATATCTATGTGCAGCAACCAGAGGGCCTCATTTCTCCTGGAACTGAAGGTAAAGTTTGTAAGTTGGTGAAGGCCTTTTGTGGCTTGAAATAGGCCCTCAAAGCCTGATATTAGAGGATTGACACCTAATTGACATCTCAAGGTTCCAGAGAAGTGTAGATGAGCACACACTATATGAAAGTAACTTTGTAAAATCTCACAGGCGTATTATTTCTCTATACGTGGATAACTTGCTCATCACTAGTTTGAGTGAGTCATGGTTGAAGGGATTTAAAGCTAAACTGCTGAGTGAATTTGAGATGTCTAACtcaagagaaatgagttaTTTCCTTGGATTACAATTTCTACAAACTCTTGATTTTATCTGCATACATCAAAGTAAATACGCTAAAGAATTGTTAAAAAGGTCTCAAATGGAAGAGTGTAAGCCTGTTGATATTCCTTTAGCTAAAAATTACAAGTTATCTAAGGGTGATGGTTCCCCAAGTGCAGTGAATTATGTTTACAAAAGTATGATAGGAAGTTTACTTTATTTGACAACATCTAGGCTTGATATTATGTATTCAAAAAGCCTATTATCCAGGTTTATGCAGCAACCTTCTTAGACTCATTACTTAGCAGCAAAGAGAGTATTGAGGTATATTAAGGGAACATTTGACTATGGTTTGAAGTTTGAGAAAAAGGCTAGTAATGAACTGGTAGGCTTTTGTGTCAGTGACTGGGCTGGGAGTGCTGATGATTCCAAAAGTACTACAAGGTACTGTTTCTCCTTGGGAAGTGCTATTTTTAAttggaattcaaaaaaataagaggTGGTAGCTTACTCATCAGCTAAAGCAGAATATACAGCATATGCAGCAGCTtcaaatcatgtgatttggtCGAGGAAAGTCATATCAAGGTGAAGGTCTACGCTATTCGAGAAGctataaaagatgaaaaagttgATGCTCAGTATTGAAGTACCAGTATTCAACTTGCAGATATTTTCACAAAAGATGAAGAAGTTGTTGTGAATCCTTGTGCTAGGGAATCTTACACCGATCCCAGCACACTTCAATCCTTAGAATGTTAAATGGCTTTATATGATTtgttatttcatttatttctctttCAATAAACCATctatatatttgttatttcTAAACTAAATGAAATGCAACCTTGATGCCCGTTTTGGTGAAAAAGAATTCTTCTCTCTCCTTCCTCTTGACTAATTTCTTGCCTGTTCTTCTTCACCTTCTATGTATTCTCTTAGTTTTCcatatttcattcaaaatgtTCAACAAATGCCTATGTTATTGATGTGTTGAGTATGTTAAAACAAAGTGATATCTTATTGGCCGTTGAGCTATGTGTTAAAATgtggaaaaattgaaagatgaaagggTAGTCTTTTCTGAAGTTTCACTATCAACGAAACCTTTAAATGCCtttgaaaagagagagagagagagagagatggtGACCTTAAACCATTGTAGTTCTCTTTGCATTTGCAGAGCTGCTCTTGAGATTTGTTGAAGCTTAAGTTGAGATTGGGGTGATAGCTTCCTTGCCAAATGTAACATATTATTGCTGTTCTTATTagtgaaagaaacaaaaatatacttgATAGTATCAAGCCCATATATGAGGCTAAAAACTTTTTCTTGTAGATGTGCAATCGCAATGTGGAATATGCTTCTATCGTCCACGTCACTCATCATCAATAAATCTAGATTACGTTTGATGATTTCAACAATAAACTCCATCATCCTCCGTTGAGCAGCGTTGATGATTGCATGATTCACTAAACCTTGATATAATTGTTCAATCTCAAACGTAGTTATTGTCTCAGCCATCAAAAGCATAAGCTCATGGGCATAGACATGGGCCAGCTTTAAATCATATATTTGCTCGATtcctataaaaataaatataagttttaacTAATTACTATAATAGAAGAAATGGTTGCTAGAACAAgagttgaaaattatataaagaaaaaaaaaagtgatcaAGTAACATACCAAAGAATTTTAGAAGATTTGACCCCAACCTAAGTAATTGCCCAGCCACTGCACAGTTCAACCCATTTTCTAACTTAGACAGACCGACGTAAAAAGTATAAAGTCTAAGCAAATTGAGATTTGAGccaagaaaaaatagaaaaaatataaatttgagattccaatttcttcatcattgttttcttcaaaactataaaaaaacTTAACATTTTGTTATACCTAAGATCTCTTGTCATCCTAAGATTTGAATATGGGATCtttaagtcaaaattttaaattttaatgttgAGATGTCTGATTGAGAAAACAACACTAAAAGCaaaattaactataattaagaaaaacataaCTTAGAGCATTCCTACTTAGAGCTTGTATAAAAAGTGCGGTTTGAGTAgaattgtttttaaaagtACTGTgaagagaaattaaaatagctTTAGGTAAACTTAATGTAAAAGTACTATAGAGTGTAAAAAactatttaataatattcaaatttatttttataaataaaaaataaaaggtttgattgtattaaacaaaattataaattttagaatgcatgttataaataaataaaataattttttattaattaaaaataataaaatatattaatttaagagaaaaaattgaaccaaatgaaaaagatgaatatgaaaaaaaatataattcttcctataaatttataaattatgaaaaataaagtgaGAATATAAAGAAGTCTCATTAAATCATTCTTACTACTCATTAGCACTTTTTGAAAATAACATGATCGGCAACTTTGTCTTAAAGGTCAAATAGACTTCTCAcgtaagaaaatattttaaaattttgagagTTAAACACTTGTACTTTTGTAGTAGGAAAACTCTTCCATAAGCTGAGGCAAAAATTCACTCATATATTACTATTATATgcaatttcctttttatttgaaacttcttttttaaaatttttcaacaatcaaatgcaatttttttttttgtaattttaaacTTGAAGCTTTTTTTATGGTTAGTCAAGTAAGTTTCATTGCACACAGACACACACGAAAGAAACcttcaaaagtaaaaagaatttCTTTATTATCATAAACCAATTCATTCCTTGCAATTCAAGTCATGAAGTAGAACATACCTTGCGTTGTGAagtttttcatttccttttgaTCTTGTAGTTCGTAAGTATTTATACGAACATCGTCTTCACTAGACCAAGCTTTGGGTTGTTTTACCTTTAAACCTGCAACAACAATATGTCATTGTTgttaaattatattatgatgTATTATACATACACCGCAATTTACATGCAAACTCATTTATTCTGTAAatgtttttacattttctttcttttctatgtTTAGTTCTTCTTGTTAAGGGTAATACTAGACATTATCTATTattgcaatttaatttctattctTATCATCTTAGCTTTATCTAGATTCTTAGTTTTATTAGTTAGTTTTACATtattgtataaatatatactCTTGTCAATCAATAAAACTTAACAgttccaaatcaaaatctttacATGGTGTTAGAGCTTTATCACCATGAGTATTATTCCTCAAACCTCTGCTTCTCCTCTCTTTACTCCTACAACTGCTCATGACACCTTTTCTGTCAAACTCACTACCAAAAACTACCTGCCTTGGAAAACACAACTTTTGCCTTTCTTaaactattaaaatattaatggcCTTATTGATGGAATCTTTCTAGATCTAGCCAAGATTATTCCTTCTCCCACCATACCTTAAGAACAAATTACCAATCTCGAATATCAATCTAGGTTTCAAAAGACTATATGCTTCTTTCTTGGCTACTATTTTCTCTAACTGAAGAAATCTTTCCCTATGTGATTGGgttatcc
Proteins encoded:
- the LOC18603945 gene encoding uncharacterized protein LOC18603945, translating into MQISEEEKMSPRFKAFKIKSYLKAFNLWDTVETRTEPVLRNANPTIAQLKQHEEDIAKRSCNQLGHVEKVCKNKGATFDEKATIDEKVEASDEVLFMVMKANPPHSTGVTNQKFRFVMVKSETLKNFLKFRNLMENQANSSIKILKSDNGNEFTFVEFERFLSQLGISHQLTVTYNPQQNGVYERKNKTVMELTRCLLFQKGLPKSFWVEAVNTTNYLLNLTLTRALGDKTP